The following are from one region of the Tenacibaculum dicentrarchi genome:
- a CDS encoding bifunctional enoyl-CoA hydratase/phosphate acetyltransferase produces the protein MEFTQLSDLKKIVDQQAVKKRIVLCSAADEHALEAIKNAYEKGIITPVLVAKKEDLLACAKNLNFDLTDIECHFERDLPAIIKKSISMVTAKKADILMKGKLSTAELLSGVLNKEWGLKTRKFLSHYAIFEIPEYHKLLGITDVAFNIAPGLKEKVAIVKNAVNFSKRIGVINPKIAAVAAVEMVNEKMSATTDAALLSIMQRRGQIKDCLIDGPLSFDNAISFESKKSKGLEGPVAGDADIILVPNIEAGNMLYKSFVFFANAKLCGIVLGAPFPIVLTSRADSKDTKYNSILLASAASNE, from the coding sequence ATGGAATTTACCCAATTATCTGATTTAAAAAAAATTGTAGATCAACAAGCTGTTAAGAAAAGAATAGTATTGTGTTCTGCGGCAGATGAACATGCTTTAGAGGCTATAAAAAATGCTTATGAAAAAGGAATTATTACGCCAGTATTAGTAGCTAAAAAAGAAGACCTTTTAGCTTGTGCTAAAAATTTAAATTTTGATTTAACAGATATTGAGTGTCATTTTGAACGTGACTTACCTGCTATTATTAAAAAATCAATATCTATGGTTACTGCTAAAAAAGCAGATATTTTAATGAAAGGTAAATTATCTACGGCAGAACTTTTATCAGGTGTACTTAATAAAGAATGGGGATTAAAAACAAGAAAATTCTTATCGCATTACGCAATTTTTGAAATTCCAGAATACCACAAACTTTTAGGAATTACAGATGTTGCTTTTAATATTGCTCCTGGGCTAAAAGAAAAAGTTGCAATCGTAAAAAATGCCGTAAATTTTTCTAAGCGTATAGGAGTTATTAACCCAAAAATTGCCGCTGTTGCCGCTGTTGAAATGGTAAACGAAAAAATGTCTGCAACTACCGATGCAGCTTTACTGTCTATTATGCAACGCCGTGGACAAATTAAAGACTGTTTAATTGATGGACCTCTTTCTTTTGACAACGCTATTAGTTTTGAAAGTAAAAAATCAAAAGGATTAGAAGGTCCTGTAGCTGGAGATGCCGACATTATTTTAGTTCCTAACATCGAGGCAGGAAATATGTTGTATAAATCCTTTGTGTTTTTTGCAAATGCAAAATTATGTGGTATCGTATTAGGTGCGCCTTTTCCAATAGTATTAACCTCTAGAGCCGATTCTAAAGATACGAAATATAATAGTATTTTATTAGCTTCTGCTGCTTCTAATGAATAA
- a CDS encoding mechanosensitive ion channel domain-containing protein, with translation MKIYYIKILESVITIILYFFLRKNAIKIINKTLSDKFIHSSRGMIIKKIINIILSLIFLIFISLIWGVKQSDLAVFIGSVLTFVGVAFFAQWSLLSNITSSIILFFNHPVKLNDSIVILEAKDYVIEGRVINIGLFFITLQTKESGEITLPNNIFILKSIKNITKETKKEANITNENHIK, from the coding sequence ATGAAAATATATTATATAAAAATCCTTGAATCTGTTATTACCATCATATTGTATTTTTTTCTAAGAAAAAATGCTATAAAAATTATCAATAAAACACTTTCAGATAAATTTATTCATAGCTCAAGAGGAATGATAATTAAGAAAATTATTAACATAATTTTATCTTTAATTTTTCTTATTTTTATTTCACTAATTTGGGGAGTAAAACAATCTGATTTAGCAGTGTTTATAGGTTCAGTACTTACATTTGTTGGAGTTGCATTTTTCGCACAATGGTCTTTGCTTTCTAATATAACGTCTAGTATAATCTTATTTTTTAATCATCCTGTAAAGTTAAATGATTCTATCGTTATTTTAGAAGCTAAAGACTATGTGATTGAAGGGAGAGTTATTAATATTGGTTTATTTTTTATAACACTTCAAACAAAAGAATCGGGAGAAATAACGTTACCTAACAATATTTTTATTTTAAAAAGTATTAAAAATATTACCAAAGAAACCAAAAAAGAAGCCAATATCACTAATGAAAATCATATAAAATAA
- a CDS encoding lysoplasmalogenase, translated as MRIKIVSIIFLIIAILDVYAVITQNKSLEFFCKPLLMPSLVVLYLVSIKKDGKANLWLFSALFFSFLGDVFLLDKTNYFVFGLGSFLVAHIMYIKMTANFLRKTAVVKIVKSAIIFVALFVSVFLLIKDNLGEMLVPVLVYGTAISGFGTCTLLNYQQEKSIKNTVLLLGAILFIASDSCIALNNFYNPKHFFDITIIILYVLAQFLIVKAILFRK; from the coding sequence ATGAGAATAAAAATAGTATCAATTATTTTTTTAATAATTGCAATTTTAGATGTTTATGCAGTAATTACACAAAATAAAAGTTTAGAATTTTTTTGTAAACCTTTATTGATGCCAAGTTTAGTTGTATTATATTTAGTAAGTATAAAAAAAGATGGAAAAGCTAATTTATGGCTGTTTTCAGCATTGTTTTTTTCTTTTTTGGGTGATGTATTTTTATTAGATAAAACAAATTATTTTGTATTCGGATTAGGCTCTTTTTTAGTTGCACACATTATGTATATAAAAATGACCGCAAATTTTTTAAGGAAAACAGCCGTTGTAAAAATTGTAAAATCAGCAATTATTTTTGTAGCTTTATTTGTAAGTGTTTTTTTGTTGATAAAAGATAATTTAGGCGAAATGTTAGTGCCTGTATTAGTTTATGGAACGGCAATTTCAGGTTTTGGAACTTGTACTTTGTTAAATTACCAGCAAGAAAAATCAATAAAAAACACGGTATTGTTATTAGGTGCAATTTTATTTATTGCTTCAGATAGTTGTATTGCTTTAAATAATTTTTACAACCCAAAGCATTTTTTTGATATCACTATAATTATACTCTATGTATTGGCGCAATTTTTAATTGTAAAAGCAATACTGTTTCGAAAATAG
- the ligA gene encoding NAD-dependent DNA ligase LigA yields the protein MNIQQTIQALRDELNQHNYNYYVLDNATISDYDFDIKLKKLANLESEHPQYFDANSPTQRVGGEITKNFDTVTHKNRMYSLDNSYSKDDLLDWEKRLQKMLGTDEIEYTCELKYDGASINLTFENGKFIKAVTRGDGFQGDEVTANIRTIKSIPLQVNKSFLSDFEMRGEIILPLEGFHKMNQERLKNDEEPYKNPRNTASGSLKLQDSAAVSKRPLDCLLYQVVTEDRTYKTHFEILENARNIGFKVPKTITLVNSIDAVFEFINHWDIERHNLPYETDGIVVKVNNLQQQEELGYTSKAPRWAIAYKFKAEQVSTVLHEISYQVGRTGAITPVANLEPVQLAGTIVKRASLHNADQIEKLDIRINDTVFVEKGGEIIPKIIAVDLSKRPADSEPTKYATNCPECDTELVRSEGDAKHYCPNEFGCAPQITGRIQHFISRKAMDIDGLGGETVDLLRKEGLIKNYADLYDLKIEQIIPLERMAEKSAQNIIAGIEKSKEIPFEKVLFALGIRFVGETVAKKLAKHFKSIDKLMTADLETLISVDEIGDRIAESITEFSNDVGNIELINRLKLHGVQLEVSAESLENQTDKLAEKVFVVSGVFHQMTRNELKKAIEDNGGKVSSSISKKTSFIVAGDNMGPSKLAKAESLGISIISEQEFIDMIG from the coding sequence ATGAATATTCAACAAACAATACAAGCGCTTCGCGATGAACTAAACCAGCATAATTATAATTATTATGTGTTAGATAATGCCACTATTTCAGATTATGATTTTGATATCAAACTAAAAAAATTAGCTAATTTAGAATCCGAGCATCCACAGTATTTTGATGCCAATTCACCAACTCAAAGAGTAGGCGGAGAAATTACCAAAAACTTTGATACTGTTACCCATAAAAACAGAATGTATTCTTTAGATAATTCTTATTCAAAAGATGATTTATTAGACTGGGAAAAGCGACTTCAAAAAATGCTAGGAACGGATGAAATAGAGTATACCTGTGAGTTAAAATATGATGGGGCATCTATCAATTTAACTTTTGAAAATGGTAAATTTATAAAAGCAGTAACCCGTGGCGATGGTTTTCAAGGAGATGAGGTAACGGCTAATATTCGTACTATAAAATCAATTCCGTTGCAGGTAAATAAAAGTTTTTTAAGCGATTTTGAAATGCGTGGAGAAATTATTTTACCGCTTGAAGGATTTCATAAAATGAACCAAGAACGCCTTAAAAATGATGAAGAACCGTATAAAAACCCACGAAATACCGCAAGTGGAAGTTTAAAATTACAAGATAGCGCTGCCGTTTCAAAGCGTCCGTTAGATTGTTTGTTATATCAAGTTGTAACAGAAGATAGAACCTATAAAACACATTTTGAAATTTTAGAAAATGCTAGAAATATTGGCTTTAAAGTGCCTAAAACTATTACGTTAGTAAATTCTATTGATGCGGTTTTTGAATTTATCAATCATTGGGATATCGAACGTCATAATTTGCCTTACGAAACCGATGGCATTGTTGTAAAAGTAAATAATTTACAGCAACAAGAAGAACTAGGATACACCTCAAAAGCCCCACGTTGGGCAATTGCCTATAAGTTTAAAGCTGAGCAAGTATCTACAGTTTTACATGAAATTAGCTATCAAGTTGGGCGAACAGGAGCTATTACACCTGTCGCAAATTTAGAGCCTGTACAATTAGCGGGAACCATTGTAAAACGAGCATCATTACATAATGCCGATCAAATTGAAAAATTAGACATCAGAATAAACGATACTGTTTTTGTAGAAAAAGGCGGGGAAATTATCCCGAAAATTATAGCCGTTGATTTATCTAAAAGACCAGCTGATTCTGAGCCTACAAAATACGCAACCAATTGCCCTGAATGCGATACTGAATTGGTAAGAAGCGAAGGCGATGCCAAACATTATTGCCCAAATGAATTTGGTTGTGCGCCACAAATAACGGGGAGAATCCAGCATTTTATCAGCAGAAAAGCCATGGATATTGATGGTTTAGGCGGTGAAACGGTTGATTTATTACGTAAAGAAGGCTTAATTAAAAATTATGCCGACTTATACGATTTGAAAATCGAACAGATTATTCCGTTAGAAAGAATGGCAGAAAAATCAGCACAAAATATAATTGCAGGAATTGAGAAATCAAAAGAAATTCCATTTGAAAAAGTATTATTTGCTTTAGGAATTCGATTTGTTGGTGAAACAGTAGCTAAAAAACTAGCAAAACATTTTAAATCTATTGATAAATTAATGACTGCCGATTTAGAAACACTAATTTCCGTAGATGAAATTGGTGATAGAATTGCAGAAAGTATTACCGAGTTTTCAAATGATGTAGGAAATATTGAATTAATTAACAGGTTAAAATTACACGGCGTACAATTAGAAGTTTCTGCGGAAAGTTTAGAAAATCAAACCGATAAACTTGCCGAAAAAGTATTTGTTGTTTCTGGTGTTTTTCATCAGATGACAAGAAACGAACTTAAAAAAGCCATTGAAGATAACGGTGGAAAAGTAAGTAGTTCAATATCTAAAAAAACAAGTTTTATTGTTGCTGGCGATAACATGGGACCGAGTAAATTAGCGAAAGCCGAAAGTTTAGGTATATCGATAATTTCAGAACAGGAATTTATTGATATGATTGGGTAG
- a CDS encoding glyceraldehyde-3-phosphate dehydrogenase, which yields MSTITNYEKEVVDQAQVRRATVEFINIVNDLWYDKSIELVLFRNPLVDKRASEVLNLIDYAKEFVAKPISINDALEIAKAIQNIELPASKLDIGKLAYEYHLQDDATTDKLSFVKNKLKDATKASEIAPKDVVLYGFGRIGRLLARELMSKMGKGSQLRLRAVVTRGEINEAVLQKRASLLSIDSVHGDFLGTVEVDTDNNALIINGTTVYMISAGKPEDIDYTAYGINDALIIDNTGAFKDKEALSRHLTPKGASKVLLTAPGKGIPNIVHGVNHEENNPDVVDIFSAASCTTNAITPVLKVLEDNFGIKKGHLETIHAYTNDQNLVDNMHGKYRRGRAAALNMVITETGAGKAVAKALPALEGKLTSNAIRVPVPNGSLAILNLQLNTTTTVDAVNAIMKQYALEGNLVEQIQYSMNNELVSSDIVGTTAPSIFDSKATIADGDTIVIYVWYDNEYGYSHQVMRLAKHIAKVRRFTYY from the coding sequence ATGTCAACAATAACAAATTACGAAAAAGAAGTAGTAGATCAAGCGCAAGTAAGACGTGCTACCGTTGAATTTATTAATATCGTGAACGATTTATGGTACGATAAATCAATCGAATTAGTTTTATTTAGAAATCCTTTAGTAGATAAAAGAGCGAGTGAGGTTTTAAACTTAATCGACTATGCTAAAGAGTTTGTAGCAAAGCCAATTTCAATTAACGATGCTCTAGAAATAGCAAAAGCAATACAAAATATTGAATTACCAGCATCAAAATTAGATATCGGTAAATTAGCGTACGAATATCATTTACAAGATGATGCGACTACTGATAAATTATCTTTTGTAAAAAATAAATTAAAAGATGCAACAAAAGCATCAGAAATTGCACCAAAGGATGTTGTTTTATACGGTTTTGGACGTATCGGACGTTTATTAGCACGTGAGTTAATGAGCAAAATGGGTAAAGGTTCTCAGTTAAGATTAAGAGCTGTTGTTACTCGTGGCGAAATTAACGAAGCAGTTTTACAAAAAAGAGCGTCGTTATTAAGTATCGATTCTGTTCACGGAGATTTCTTAGGAACTGTTGAGGTAGATACCGATAACAATGCCTTAATTATCAATGGAACTACCGTATATATGATTTCTGCTGGGAAACCAGAAGATATCGATTATACTGCTTACGGAATTAACGATGCCTTAATTATTGATAACACAGGAGCGTTTAAAGATAAAGAAGCATTAAGCCGTCATTTAACTCCAAAAGGAGCTAGTAAGGTATTATTAACTGCACCAGGAAAAGGAATTCCTAATATTGTTCACGGTGTAAATCACGAAGAAAATAATCCTGATGTTGTTGATATTTTCTCAGCAGCTTCATGTACTACCAATGCAATTACACCTGTTTTAAAAGTTTTAGAAGATAACTTCGGAATTAAAAAAGGACACTTAGAAACGATTCATGCGTATACGAATGATCAGAACTTAGTAGATAATATGCACGGTAAATACCGTAGAGGTAGAGCAGCAGCTTTAAACATGGTAATTACTGAAACAGGTGCAGGAAAAGCAGTTGCAAAAGCATTACCAGCTTTAGAAGGTAAATTAACTTCGAACGCAATTCGTGTACCAGTTCCTAATGGTTCGTTAGCTATTTTAAACTTACAATTAAATACTACAACAACTGTTGATGCGGTAAATGCTATTATGAAGCAATATGCTTTAGAGGGTAATTTAGTAGAGCAAATTCAATATTCAATGAATAACGAATTAGTTTCTTCGGATATTGTTGGAACTACAGCTCCTTCAATTTTTGATAGTAAAGCAACCATCGCTGATGGCGATACAATTGTTATCTATGTATGGTACGATAACGAATACGGATATTCGCACCAAGTAATGCGTTTAGCAAAACATATTGCTAAAGTTCGTAGATTTACTTATTATTAA